A single window of Flavobacteriales bacterium DNA harbors:
- a CDS encoding fumarylacetoacetate hydrolase family protein produces MKIIAIGRNYAEHAKEMKSEVPTEPVFFMKPETCLIRKNRPFFYPDFSQDIHHEVELVLRINRVGKNIATRFAHKYYDEIGIGIDFTARDVQAELKKKGLPWEKAKAFDGAAPLSDTFLPKDTFKNLGNISFHLDVNDRTVQKGNTKDLLFTFDELISYVSRFVTLKKGDLIFTGTPEGVGPVQKGDRLQAYLGDQNLLDFKVI; encoded by the coding sequence ATGAAAATCATTGCCATCGGCCGGAATTACGCCGAGCATGCCAAAGAGATGAAGAGTGAAGTTCCGACGGAACCCGTATTCTTCATGAAACCGGAGACCTGCCTCATTAGAAAAAACAGGCCCTTCTTCTACCCCGACTTCAGCCAGGACATACATCACGAAGTTGAACTGGTCCTGCGCATCAACCGCGTTGGAAAAAACATCGCCACACGATTCGCTCACAAATATTACGACGAGATCGGTATAGGCATTGATTTCACCGCACGGGATGTGCAGGCGGAACTTAAGAAAAAGGGACTTCCCTGGGAAAAAGCCAAGGCCTTCGACGGCGCCGCTCCGCTGTCGGACACATTCCTGCCCAAGGATACGTTCAAAAACCTCGGGAACATTTCCTTTCACCTGGACGTCAATGACAGAACCGTTCAGAAAGGCAACACGAAAGATTTGCTGTTTACCTTTGACGAACTGATCTCTTATGTATCCCGCTTTGTAACACTGAAAAAGGGAGACCTGATCTTTACCGGCACACCGGAGGGTGTAGGACCGGTACAGAAAGGCGATCGCCTTCAGGCATACCTGGGCGATCAGAATTTACTCGACTTTAAGGTTATTTGA
- a CDS encoding PD40 domain-containing protein, whose protein sequence is MALLKDDGANLEYNYRLGICYLQTYIDKTLAISFLKTAMDNPKHEEDTPYYLGVAYMHAHQFEDAIKYLEMYKKTVVGKPNETRIVETTIQNCHVAKIAIQNPIRVKFENLGSDINTANPEYNPYISPDEETLIYTSRSKKNMGDLLDFDDEYPSDVFIATAKSNGEWRRGRSIGSMINTELNEETAGMSADGQYLFICIDNFNGYGDIWYASKRGRGYQRAETLDKDNVNGSAYESSATVTNDEQVLVFSSNRDGGQGGMDLYMCKMLPTGQWGKPINLGPKINTPMDEEYPAFSPDQQTLYFASNGPKSMGGYDIFKTEWQSEGTDFQDPQNLGFPLNTTADETTISFDQTGRYAYMARGHKEGSGDLDIYRLTIEDVDPRYSVIKGFVLNADSTSSGKEGIINIYDADSKLLFGVYKIKPEDGKYLIILPPGKWHAEFDLESLDKFTEDFEVKGKGDFKDLIERNFIIGGAPEPAPTPNGPLSPPPKKRR, encoded by the coding sequence GTGGCATTGCTCAAAGATGACGGTGCCAACCTGGAATACAATTACAGACTGGGGATCTGTTACCTGCAAACCTACATTGACAAAACACTCGCCATTTCATTCCTGAAAACGGCGATGGACAACCCCAAGCACGAAGAAGACACGCCGTATTACCTGGGCGTGGCCTATATGCATGCCCATCAGTTCGAAGATGCCATCAAGTATCTGGAGATGTATAAGAAGACGGTGGTGGGTAAGCCGAACGAAACCCGCATTGTAGAAACCACCATCCAGAATTGCCATGTGGCAAAAATAGCCATCCAAAATCCCATCCGGGTCAAGTTCGAAAACCTGGGAAGTGATATCAATACAGCCAACCCCGAATACAACCCATACATCTCACCGGATGAAGAAACATTGATCTATACCAGCAGAAGTAAAAAGAACATGGGCGATCTGTTGGATTTCGATGATGAGTACCCTTCGGACGTATTTATTGCCACGGCGAAATCAAACGGTGAATGGCGACGAGGTCGTAGCATCGGATCCATGATCAACACGGAACTGAATGAAGAAACCGCCGGCATGTCGGCAGATGGCCAATACCTGTTCATTTGCATCGACAACTTCAACGGCTACGGTGATATATGGTACGCCAGCAAACGCGGGCGTGGTTACCAGAGAGCAGAAACACTGGACAAAGATAACGTCAATGGCTCCGCCTACGAATCCAGCGCCACTGTTACCAATGATGAACAGGTACTCGTGTTTTCGTCCAACAGGGACGGCGGCCAGGGCGGCATGGACCTCTACATGTGTAAAATGCTACCCACCGGCCAGTGGGGCAAACCCATCAACCTGGGGCCAAAGATCAACACCCCTATGGATGAAGAATATCCCGCCTTCTCTCCCGACCAGCAAACACTGTATTTTGCTTCCAACGGACCGAAGAGCATGGGAGGCTACGACATCTTCAAAACTGAGTGGCAATCCGAAGGAACCGATTTCCAGGATCCCCAGAACCTGGGATTCCCTTTGAACACGACAGCAGACGAGACCACCATCTCATTTGACCAAACCGGGCGTTATGCCTATATGGCCCGCGGACACAAGGAAGGTTCTGGTGACCTGGATATCTACAGGCTCACCATTGAAGATGTGGATCCACGCTACAGCGTGATCAAGGGCTTCGTTCTCAATGCCGATTCCACCTCCAGCGGCAAGGAAGGGATTATCAATATTTATGATGCAGACTCCAAACTGTTGTTCGGTGTATACAAAATCAAACCGGAAGACGGAAAGTACCTCATCATTCTCCCTCCCGGAAAATGGCATGCCGAATTTGATCTGGAGAGTCTCGACAAGTTTACAGAAGATTTTGAAGTCAAGGGTAAAGGCGACTTTAAGGACCTGATCGAAAGGAATTTTATCATCGGAGGCGCACCCGAACCGGCTCCCACACCGAATGGCCCGCTCTCCCCTCCTCCGAAAAAACGGAGGTAG
- a CDS encoding OmpA family protein: MITHQRILLLLPFVLLTQLLFAQTSEKELLESAQEMMAYGDFASAEIYYNKLLQKAPDNPVYNFEMGAMLFLTGDRKSRAIPYLEKARDFRVDENSTPDMYYYLGQCYQIAGRYDEAIEAYNSFKNNLKSTKKGLSLQQEVNRRIESCNHAKIFSKSAVRATITNAGENINSPELDYGAVLSSDQTMMYFTSRRTGNFGEKAFDETYQRMLNNEDIYQASISVGNGMITFDKAKKASTHINTTDHDAVIGISKDNLKLFLYRDNDLWYSQKAGRDWGEQKRLSQKFNTKKGQETSIAISPGQDHIFIVSNRKGGYGGKDIYESVLQADGSWSPLINLGPTINTSYDEESPYLSDDGKTLFFSSKGHSSMGGFDIFASSYEKGDWTAPKNIGYPINSSSDDVFFTVDPTGHMGVFTSDREDGLGSFDIYQVKMEKEDIPVTEVRGIVLAGAAKSPIGAKITVTNTSTGVVVGYYSSNEDTASSDHGKYLLVLSPGEEYNLLVEAEGYKPYNQDIFVPAEFEYHQMYQEIHLGEDNSTMYNALFDIDTQYDNAYSYIEKQLTVDPEYAEYLKKDNMYSAYINTLIKIDKILSEDAKVVNDGSKPAADKSTENGIGLSDFFTPDELLAVMADSLADQVIILPNIEFDYNRATLQEPSKIELNKLYTFMKNSPKTKIEFRAHTDDQGDDDFNLRLSQSRANAVKDYLVSKGIDAGRINAVGYGEYKPIAPNILPDGSDNPKGRQKNRRIEVKITL, translated from the coding sequence ATGATTACACACCAACGCATCCTGCTTCTCCTTCCATTTGTATTGCTCACCCAACTTCTCTTTGCACAAACCAGCGAAAAAGAGCTCCTTGAATCCGCCCAGGAAATGATGGCCTACGGCGACTTTGCCAGCGCAGAAATCTACTACAACAAACTGCTGCAAAAAGCGCCCGACAACCCGGTCTACAATTTTGAAATGGGCGCGATGCTCTTTCTCACCGGCGACAGAAAATCCAGAGCCATCCCTTACCTTGAGAAAGCCAGGGATTTCAGGGTTGATGAGAACAGCACACCGGACATGTATTACTACCTCGGTCAGTGCTACCAGATTGCTGGAAGGTATGATGAGGCCATAGAAGCTTACAATTCTTTCAAGAACAACCTTAAGAGTACCAAGAAGGGCCTCAGTCTCCAGCAGGAAGTGAACCGCAGGATTGAATCGTGCAACCACGCCAAGATCTTCAGCAAATCAGCTGTCAGGGCCACCATCACCAATGCCGGAGAGAACATCAACAGCCCGGAACTCGACTACGGAGCCGTGCTCTCTTCCGACCAGACCATGATGTACTTCACCAGCCGCCGTACAGGCAACTTCGGAGAAAAAGCGTTTGATGAAACGTACCAACGGATGCTGAACAATGAAGACATCTACCAGGCTTCCATTTCGGTAGGCAACGGCATGATTACATTTGACAAAGCCAAGAAAGCTTCCACCCACATCAACACCACCGACCATGATGCCGTGATTGGTATCTCCAAAGACAACCTGAAACTATTCCTGTACCGCGACAATGATCTATGGTACTCGCAAAAAGCCGGTCGCGACTGGGGCGAGCAAAAACGACTCAGCCAGAAATTCAACACCAAGAAAGGACAGGAAACGAGCATTGCCATATCACCCGGACAGGATCACATCTTCATCGTAAGCAACCGCAAAGGCGGATACGGAGGAAAAGACATCTACGAATCGGTACTGCAGGCCGACGGATCATGGAGTCCGCTAATAAACCTGGGGCCCACCATCAATACGTCTTACGATGAAGAAAGTCCATACCTCAGCGACGACGGTAAAACACTCTTCTTTTCATCCAAAGGACACAGCTCCATGGGCGGATTCGACATCTTCGCATCCTCCTATGAAAAGGGCGACTGGACCGCTCCCAAGAACATCGGGTATCCCATCAATTCATCCAGTGACGACGTGTTCTTCACCGTTGACCCAACCGGTCATATGGGTGTATTCACCTCCGACAGAGAGGATGGCCTCGGTAGCTTCGACATTTACCAGGTGAAAATGGAAAAAGAAGATATCCCGGTTACGGAAGTGAGGGGTATCGTGCTGGCCGGCGCAGCCAAAAGTCCGATCGGCGCTAAGATCACCGTTACCAATACCTCCACCGGTGTTGTGGTAGGTTACTACTCATCCAATGAAGACACCGCCAGTTCAGACCATGGTAAATACCTGTTGGTATTGTCGCCCGGTGAAGAATACAACCTGCTGGTGGAAGCGGAAGGGTACAAACCCTATAACCAGGACATTTTCGTACCCGCCGAATTCGAATACCACCAGATGTACCAGGAAATTCATCTGGGAGAAGACAACTCCACCATGTACAATGCCCTCTTCGACATTGACACACAGTACGACAATGCCTATTCCTATATAGAGAAGCAATTGACCGTTGATCCGGAATATGCCGAATACCTCAAGAAAGACAATATGTATTCGGCCTACATCAACACACTCATCAAGATCGACAAAATATTGAGTGAAGACGCCAAGGTGGTGAACGACGGATCCAAGCCAGCCGCCGACAAATCAACGGAAAACGGCATTGGTCTTTCCGATTTCTTCACACCTGATGAGCTGCTTGCCGTCATGGCAGACTCGTTGGCAGATCAAGTCATCATTCTGCCCAACATCGAATTCGATTACAACAGGGCCACACTCCAGGAACCGTCGAAGATCGAATTGAATAAGTTATATACCTTCATGAAAAACAGCCCCAAAACGAAGATAGAATTCCGGGCACACACCGATGACCAGGGTGACGACGATTTCAACCTGCGGCTGTCGCAAAGCCGTGCCAATGCAGTCAAAGATTACCTTGTCTCCAAAGGGATTGATGCCGGGCGTATCAATGCAGTAGGATACGGTGAATACAAGCCCATTGCACCGAACATCCTCCCCGACGGATCTGACAACCCCAAAGGGCGTCAGAAGAACAGACGCATTGAAGTAAAAATCACACTATAG
- a CDS encoding PD40 domain-containing protein: MNIPFQHVFRIAAMCALVCVQTANAKAGGDGDNRKSFEKAQAYLSDENYQKALPLLEQILETDPENANVHYLVGICYLESQSNKSLAIPHFRYAINHTTSSYKEEYFKETKAPDDAMYHLARAFHLSNQIDSALYYFEKFNTIVADDKLDIKKQVAKKIEECNTAKELMANPVNITITSLGINVNSPFPEYAPVLSADESTLIFTSRRDNSTGGELTPSGEYFEDILISFKENGEWSKPLSIGSNINTPGHEATIGLSVDGQQLFIYKDDMGDGNIYVSHLEGDVWTTPEKLGFTINSPYQESHAVLSADGNTLYFTSNRPGGFGGKDIYRAKKLPTGDWSLATNLGATINTPYDEEGPFIHPDGVTLYFSSQGHKTMGGFDVFSSVHDEEEDTWSEPVNIGYPINTTDDDVFYTTSPDGKRAYYSSANKNSGLGEKDLYLISLATTEEKQLTVVKGLVKTTYGTVPSDGQIVLTDVETNEVVGIYKPNSKTGKFLLILPAGTNYDLSFEAQGFMFHSQNLDIPEGSAYNEINTAITLEPIIVGEKIVLNNIFFEYNSDKLTQESKLELDKLYRLLDINENLAVGILGHTDSKGSESYNMKLSQARAESVMNYVIGKGIAKERMTAKGFGESQPIARNENPDGSDNPEGRALNRRIELKVLSTEGEVDVIDQIEVPDKLKPEKK, translated from the coding sequence ATGAACATTCCATTTCAACATGTGTTTCGAATCGCTGCAATGTGTGCGCTTGTTTGCGTGCAAACCGCAAACGCAAAGGCAGGAGGTGACGGAGACAACCGGAAATCGTTCGAAAAAGCCCAGGCGTACCTGAGTGACGAAAACTACCAGAAAGCCCTGCCATTGCTGGAGCAAATCCTCGAAACAGACCCTGAAAACGCGAATGTTCACTACCTGGTGGGTATCTGCTACCTGGAGAGCCAATCAAACAAAAGCCTGGCCATTCCCCACTTCAGGTATGCCATCAACCACACCACTTCCAGCTACAAAGAGGAATATTTCAAGGAGACCAAAGCACCGGACGATGCCATGTACCACCTCGCCCGGGCCTTCCACCTTTCCAACCAGATCGACAGCGCACTGTATTATTTTGAGAAATTCAACACGATCGTGGCGGATGACAAGCTCGATATCAAAAAGCAAGTGGCCAAGAAAATAGAGGAATGCAACACCGCCAAAGAACTGATGGCAAACCCTGTAAACATCACCATCACATCTTTGGGCATCAATGTGAATTCACCCTTTCCGGAATATGCGCCCGTGTTATCGGCTGATGAGTCTACCCTCATCTTCACTTCCAGAAGAGACAACAGCACCGGCGGTGAACTGACCCCGAGCGGCGAGTACTTTGAAGACATCCTCATTTCTTTCAAGGAAAACGGTGAATGGTCAAAGCCCCTGAGCATCGGCAGCAACATCAACACCCCCGGCCATGAAGCCACCATCGGTCTATCGGTGGACGGACAACAACTGTTCATTTACAAAGATGACATGGGAGATGGCAACATTTATGTCAGCCACCTGGAAGGCGATGTATGGACTACACCCGAAAAACTTGGATTCACCATCAACTCTCCCTACCAGGAAAGTCACGCGGTACTCTCTGCAGACGGGAACACCCTTTACTTCACCAGCAACCGGCCCGGTGGATTCGGCGGAAAAGACATCTACCGCGCCAAGAAGCTCCCTACAGGCGACTGGAGCCTGGCTACCAACCTGGGTGCTACCATCAACACACCTTACGACGAAGAAGGCCCTTTCATCCACCCGGACGGAGTAACCCTGTACTTCAGCTCGCAAGGACATAAAACCATGGGTGGTTTCGATGTTTTCTCTTCCGTTCATGATGAAGAAGAAGACACCTGGTCGGAACCTGTCAACATCGGATACCCCATCAATACCACCGATGACGATGTATTTTATACCACATCACCTGACGGCAAACGCGCCTATTATTCTTCCGCCAACAAAAACAGCGGCCTGGGAGAAAAAGACCTTTACCTGATCAGCCTGGCCACCACGGAGGAAAAACAACTGACCGTTGTGAAGGGATTGGTTAAAACCACTTACGGAACGGTTCCCTCGGACGGACAGATCGTGTTGACCGATGTGGAAACCAATGAGGTTGTGGGTATTTACAAACCCAACTCCAAAACGGGTAAATTCCTTTTGATCCTGCCCGCAGGAACCAATTACGACCTGTCGTTTGAAGCACAAGGCTTCATGTTCCACTCTCAGAACCTCGACATTCCGGAAGGAAGTGCTTACAACGAAATCAACACCGCCATTACGCTCGAACCGATCATCGTGGGTGAAAAGATTGTGCTGAACAACATCTTCTTTGAGTACAACAGCGACAAGCTCACACAGGAATCGAAACTCGAGCTTGATAAACTTTACCGCCTGCTTGACATCAACGAAAACCTGGCGGTAGGTATCCTGGGGCACACCGACTCCAAGGGCAGTGAATCATATAACATGAAACTCTCTCAGGCCCGCGCAGAATCAGTGATGAACTATGTGATCGGCAAAGGCATTGCCAAGGAACGCATGACAGCAAAAGGATTCGGAGAATCACAACCGATTGCCCGCAACGAAAATCCAGACGGATCAGACAACCCGGAAGGTCGGGCGCTCAACAGAAGGATCGAATTGAAGGTACTCAGTACCGAGGGAGAAGTGGACGTGATCGACCAAATTGAGGTCCCGGACAAACTCAAACCTGAGAAGAAGTAA
- a CDS encoding OmpA family protein, with protein sequence MKHTSLRSFRYIATVLCLPFMALAQDEDPKALFDKAESYIEYLDFQQALPYYLRLIKTDPENANFNYKVGMCYLHSPSDQGKAIPYFKKAILHTTPKYHVNSFKETNAPDDAFYYVAQAFHLGNQIDSALYYYDKFKPLIEEKVPHLLPEVARQVKMCQNAKQLMANPVKIDITNLGSTINTSFPEYGPVLSVGEDVLIFTSCREGSTGGYLTDDGYFYEDIYISNKENGKWTQPVSIGTNINTSGNEATISLSADGQELFIYKDDNGDGNIYVSKLNGDQWSAPEKLGPTVNTSYLETHASMTPDGNRLFFASDRPGGFGGLDIYMVQKLPTGEWSMAQNLGPKVNTQYDEDGPFIHPDGVTLYFSSESESSMGGFDIFSSSWDEVTQSWGKPKNIGYPINTTADDLFFVMTADGKRAYYSSATEEGYGDRDIYMIQFASHEETGLTVMKGTVQIGESGRIPEDAKITVRDLESKEVLGEYTPNKKSGKYLLILPPGKNYTVSFEAQGYMTHSENLFVPPKSTYKELNKPIKLNNLVVRDKLELRNIYFEYNSAKLTKDSEKELDKLYDFLTTNTKLVISVQGHTDNKGNEKYNLELSQKRTESVKKYLVKKGIFAARIRAKGFGSSQPIAKNTNADGSDNEKGRALNRRIEIIIIGGENEFDVVKKDEVPEELKINPE encoded by the coding sequence ATGAAACATACATCACTCCGATCCTTCCGATATATAGCCACGGTTCTTTGCCTCCCGTTCATGGCATTGGCCCAGGATGAAGATCCGAAAGCACTCTTCGACAAAGCCGAATCGTACATTGAGTACCTGGATTTCCAGCAGGCACTACCCTACTACCTGAGGTTGATCAAGACCGATCCGGAGAACGCCAACTTCAACTACAAGGTGGGCATGTGTTACCTGCATTCCCCATCCGACCAAGGCAAGGCCATCCCCTACTTCAAAAAAGCGATCCTGCATACCACGCCGAAATACCATGTCAACAGTTTCAAGGAAACCAACGCACCTGATGACGCCTTCTATTATGTGGCACAAGCTTTCCACCTGGGCAATCAGATTGACAGCGCGCTGTATTACTACGACAAGTTCAAACCCCTGATCGAAGAAAAGGTACCCCACCTGCTCCCCGAAGTGGCCCGGCAAGTGAAGATGTGCCAGAACGCAAAACAATTGATGGCAAACCCCGTGAAGATCGACATCACAAACCTGGGGTCCACCATCAACACATCGTTTCCTGAATACGGACCCGTTCTATCCGTAGGCGAAGACGTGTTGATCTTCACCTCCTGCCGGGAGGGAAGCACCGGTGGCTACCTGACGGACGACGGGTATTTTTATGAGGACATCTACATCTCCAACAAAGAAAATGGCAAATGGACCCAGCCGGTAAGCATAGGTACCAACATCAATACAAGTGGAAATGAAGCCACCATCAGCCTTTCCGCCGATGGACAGGAACTGTTCATTTATAAAGATGACAACGGGGACGGCAACATCTATGTGAGCAAACTCAACGGCGATCAATGGTCTGCACCGGAAAAGCTCGGCCCTACCGTTAACACATCTTACCTGGAGACTCATGCCTCCATGACGCCGGACGGGAACCGCCTTTTCTTCGCAAGCGACCGCCCCGGTGGTTTCGGTGGTCTTGACATATACATGGTACAGAAACTTCCCACCGGCGAATGGAGCATGGCCCAAAACCTCGGTCCTAAGGTGAATACACAATATGATGAGGACGGCCCTTTCATTCACCCGGATGGAGTGACCCTGTACTTTAGCTCGGAAAGCGAAAGCAGCATGGGCGGGTTTGACATCTTTTCCTCATCATGGGACGAAGTGACACAATCATGGGGAAAACCAAAAAACATCGGATACCCCATCAACACAACAGCAGATGATCTTTTCTTCGTGATGACAGCCGACGGCAAACGCGCTTATTACTCTTCCGCCACCGAGGAAGGGTATGGCGACCGTGATATTTACATGATCCAGTTCGCCAGTCATGAAGAAACAGGCCTCACGGTGATGAAGGGAACGGTGCAAATCGGTGAATCAGGCAGGATACCCGAAGATGCGAAAATCACGGTGAGGGACCTTGAATCAAAGGAAGTACTAGGAGAATACACGCCCAACAAAAAATCCGGCAAATACCTGCTGATCCTGCCTCCGGGAAAGAACTACACGGTATCGTTCGAAGCACAAGGGTACATGACGCACAGCGAAAACCTGTTCGTTCCTCCCAAATCCACCTACAAGGAACTGAACAAACCCATCAAGCTCAACAACCTTGTGGTGCGCGACAAACTGGAATTGCGAAACATATATTTCGAGTACAACAGCGCCAAACTGACCAAAGACTCCGAGAAGGAACTGGACAAACTCTACGATTTCCTAACCACCAACACCAAGCTGGTTATCTCGGTTCAGGGACATACGGATAACAAGGGGAATGAAAAATACAACCTGGAACTTTCACAAAAAAGAACCGAGTCGGTGAAGAAATACCTGGTAAAAAAAGGCATCTTTGCAGCCAGGATCCGTGCGAAAGGTTTTGGTTCATCCCAGCCGATCGCAAAAAACACGAACGCGGACGGAAGTGACAACGAAAAAGGAAGGGCCCTCAACCGAAGGATTGAAATCATTATCATTGGGGGCGAAAACGAGTTTGATGTTGTAAAAAAAGACGAAGTACCGGAAGAATTAAAAATCAACCCAGAATAA
- a CDS encoding 2-oxo acid dehydrogenase subunit E2 — MANVEVLMPKMGESVAEATITKWLKEEGEMVELDEPLLEIATDKVDSEIPSPYEGVLSKKLFKEGDVVQVGKPIAVIGSESAASQPSPAAAQAPADEVPAQPAPAAQTMETPAVAETSHVSHAATPARSGDRFYSPLVRNIARLEGIGIDELDALEGTGVNGRVTKKDLLAYLPVRKRGRVQPTANGSASHVETAPAAPPAPAAKPAAPAQAPAVSVSGDDEVIEMDRMRKLIADHMVMSKHTSPHVTSCVEADVTNIVLWREKMKKHFEKKEGEKLTFTPIFIEALVKAIKDFPLINISVDGQRIIVKKNINIGMAAALPSGNLIVPVIKNADRMNLLGLTKAVNDLANRARINKLQPDEIQGGTYTLTNVGTFGNVLGTPIINQPQVAIMATGIIKKKPVVIETPSGDTIGIRHMMFLSHSYDHRVVDGALGGSFVRRVADYLEQFDMNREI, encoded by the coding sequence ATGGCAAATGTAGAAGTTCTCATGCCCAAGATGGGCGAAAGTGTAGCGGAAGCCACCATCACCAAGTGGTTGAAAGAAGAAGGGGAAATGGTGGAATTGGATGAACCGCTTCTGGAAATAGCAACGGACAAAGTAGATTCGGAAATACCTTCTCCCTACGAAGGTGTTTTAAGCAAAAAACTTTTCAAGGAAGGTGATGTGGTGCAGGTAGGCAAACCCATTGCTGTGATAGGCAGTGAATCAGCCGCAAGTCAGCCCTCACCTGCTGCCGCACAAGCACCGGCCGATGAAGTACCGGCACAACCGGCTCCGGCAGCTCAGACAATGGAAACGCCTGCTGTTGCGGAAACATCCCACGTCAGTCATGCTGCCACACCCGCCCGTTCAGGCGACCGCTTTTACTCACCCCTGGTGAGAAACATCGCGCGACTGGAAGGCATTGGGATTGATGAGTTGGATGCCCTGGAAGGAACCGGCGTGAACGGCCGGGTAACCAAAAAAGACCTGCTCGCCTATCTGCCGGTACGGAAAAGAGGAAGGGTACAACCTACTGCCAATGGCAGCGCATCACATGTTGAAACAGCCCCCGCTGCACCACCTGCTCCGGCAGCCAAACCTGCGGCTCCCGCCCAGGCACCTGCTGTTTCGGTAAGCGGCGACGACGAAGTGATTGAAATGGATCGGATGCGCAAGCTCATCGCCGACCATATGGTGATGTCCAAGCATACATCACCGCACGTAACCTCGTGTGTGGAAGCGGATGTGACCAACATCGTGTTGTGGCGCGAGAAAATGAAAAAACATTTTGAGAAAAAAGAAGGTGAAAAGCTGACCTTCACCCCGATCTTCATCGAAGCCCTGGTGAAAGCCATCAAGGACTTTCCGTTGATCAACATATCGGTGGACGGCCAGCGCATCATCGTTAAAAAGAACATCAACATCGGTATGGCCGCGGCACTGCCTTCGGGCAACCTCATTGTACCGGTGATCAAAAATGCGGACCGCATGAACCTGCTGGGACTTACCAAAGCGGTGAATGACCTGGCCAACCGCGCACGTATCAACAAGCTTCAACCCGATGAGATCCAGGGAGGCACGTACACGCTCACCAATGTGGGCACCTTCGGAAACGTGCTGGGAACCCCCATCATCAACCAACCCCAGGTAGCCATCATGGCAACCGGTATCATCAAGAAAAAACCGGTGGTGATAGAAACACCGTCGGGAGACACCATTGGTATCCGCCACATGATGTTCCTCTCCCATTCTTATGACCACCGGGTGGTAGACGGCGCACTGGGCGGAAGCTTCGTACGTCGCGTAGCCGATTACCTGGAGCAATTTGATATGAATCGGGAAATTTAA